Genomic window (Spirochaetaceae bacterium):
TGCTTGCCGCCATAACTCTTTAAAGGCTAAATAATCTTGCCGATTAAAGCTGGGGCTAAATAATACTTTACGGTAACTATCGGCTAACGGTTTATTATTATTTAAAATATCATAAATATTATTTTGCCGCTGCAAAATCATTTTCTCTAGCGCTAGCAACTGCATAAGTTGCCGGCCAGCAACTTTAAAGTTCTGGTTACGAGGTAAAAAACTTAAACGCTTTAAAGTAATAATTAAGATATAACCAGCTAAAATTATAATGATTATGCTGGCGGGACTAGCTCTTGCCAACTGCGGTAAATAGCTATCGGCACTATTAATGGTAATTACTTGCTCATTAAGGGGAGTAAGTTGCAGGCGGTTACCGATAATCTCGTTTAACAGCGGAAAAAGCTCGGTTATATCGTAGCTATCGCCAAAGGTAGCTACCTCATCGGGGGCCAGCTGGTCACTGGTAGGGTCAAAACTTATCCAGCCGTAACCCTCAAAATAAATTTCTACCCAAGCGTGAGCAACAGCACTGCTTATAGGGTAAAAACCCAATATGTCGCCGCCTTCTTCGGCAAAAAAGCCGCTGGCCACCCGTGCCGGTAAGCCGATGCTGCGAGCCATTAAAGCCATCGCAAAGGCAAAATAAGTACAATATCCCTTAAAACCCTCAAACAAAAAATAATTTAACTGGTTGCCATCGGGGCTTTGGCCGGGGTTAAGGCTATAGTAATAATTATACTTTAAATAATCGTGTAAAGCTACGGCTCGTTGGTAATCGTTGGTCAATCCGGCAGTAATTGCGAGGGCTAAATTTAAAATATCTTCATCATCGCCCCAGTTGGCATAGATGTCGCGGTGATTGGGGTAATAGGCCCGGCTGGCCCCCAGTTGGCCGGCGGTGGCAGTACTGATAAGTGAATTTACCGCGTAAATACGCCTGAAATTAGAACCGGCCCAATTTTGAAACGGAGTAATTTGCTGCGGCATGTTGGCTGCCAGTAAAGCGGTATCACTAAGGTTAATGACATAAAATTCTTGTTCAAAAGGTATACGACTGTTATAATTGGGCACATCAATGATAATTTGGTAAGGTAAAAGCTCTTCAAGTTCGCCGATAGCTGCCCGGTAAAAACCTCTTTCGGGATTGTACCCAGCCAAAGTAAAACGTTTAAAAAGCATACGGCCGCTAATCGGCGGCTGCGTGCGTAAAAAAAGTAATAACTCGCTGCCTAAATTGACGCTGGTTTCGAGGCTTAATTCATCGGTAAAATCGAAGCGGCCATCAAGGGTAGGCTGCAATAATCCGCCAAAGTTTTGGCTCATCTGCCGGCTGGTAAGGGTAAAGAGATAAGGTAAAAGAGCAAGTAAAGGAATTAAAATAATTAAAGATAGTAATGATTTTTTAATATTTTTGCTATAATCTTTATTAAGCCAAATAAAATAGACGGCCTCTGCTAAAAGATAAATAGCCGTAGTAATTAAGATAGTAAGCGGATTGAAAAAAGTTAAATTGTAATTAGCCATAGGCCAAAAATTAGCTAAGATAATGGCAAAACGTAAGATAAACTCATATTTGAGAACAGCTTTAAAGCGGCGGCTTAAATAGGTGAGTAATGTTATACTTAAAATGATGGGGAGCAAAGGGGCAAAATTTAAGTTAAAGCCAATAAAAAGTAGAGGCAGCTCAAAAAAGAGGCCGTCTATCGCTAAAACAATCAGGTTGCTGGCCAAAATCAACAAGCCAAAACCGGCTAAATAAAGCAACGAACGCAGAAGGCTAACTTTGGTAGGCGCTAAAAAAGCTATGAAAAAACTTAAACTAAAAGCGGTAATAAAAAAAGGGTAAGTTACTACCCCTTGCCACCATAAATAAACGGCAGACAAAATATAAAGCCATAAGAAATAGCGCATAACTTGCACTTTAAACATAGTAACCCTCTAGCCCAAGTGTGCGGGCTACAAAGAGTAAGTTTTGGCAGCTTTGGGTAAAACCGGCTTCGTGGCTGGTAATAATTAAAGGTTTTTTGGTGTTTTGTTTATTAATAGCCTCTATAAAAAACCTATCACCGGCTAAGCCTACAAAAATTAAAGTTTTATCTTTATTATAGTCGCTTAAATTAATTGAGTAAGGCTCGCCGGGCCGGCAAAAAGAAAGCTTGGCCCGCTCGGTTTGGTTATCGGCCTCAAAATTGGTCAAATAATTATTGCCAAGATATAAATTAACCGGGCGGTGGGTTTGTTTAAAGTGCCGGCTAAGCAGTAAGCAGGTTTTTAACAGATGGTCTAACTCATCGTTGGCTTGTTCGTTATGGGTAGCCGGCGGGATAAAAAGGCAAATGATAACTTCACTGTTAATAGGCGAGGTGTTTTCGTTGTGGCGGATAAAGAGTTGATTAAAGCGGCCAAATAACTTCCAGTTAATAAGCCTTGTGTCATCACCGGGATAATAGTTACGGCTTTCTAATCTTTCATCGGCCGCTTTAAAAGCTTTTTTAAGGCCAATGTCGTTATGCTCACTGCTTTTAAGGCTAAAATCATTAAAGCTAACCGGCGGTATCACCAAATTTAAATATAAATAATTAAGTTTATTTTTAGTGGTAAAAAAACCGAAATAATCGCTGCTACCTAAGCTAATCGTTACTTTGTAATAACCGCGTTTGCTTAAAGTAAAGCCGGTTTGGTTATCTTTAGTAGTTAAGTTGTGTTTAAAATGATAAAAACGTTTATCAAACGTAAAAGTAAAGTTAAGACTGTAATTTATAAAAGGCAGTAAGGTTTTTAATTTACTAAAGGAAATGCTAAAGGGACTATCAACGGTAGCTAAGGCAGGGGCTAAAAAAAATATTTTTGAGCGTGTAGAAATTATTAGCAACCAATTAATGAGCTGTAAGATAACCATAAGCAAACTTAAAGCTAAAAAAAAGCTGCTAATTAACAATAAAGCCAGTAAACCGCGATTAATAGCTACGATAAAAAGGGTTAGGCAGCTAACAACTAAAGTAATACCTAATAAAGATTGTTTTATTTGCATAGTTGGTTTTACCTGCCGGCCAGTAATTTGCCGGCTAATTGTTCGGCCAGTCGGTTAATTAACTGCTTAGGGTTATCGCCGCCGGCTAAGATAAGCCGATGGCCATAAACGGCGGCAACCAATTTTAAAATATCGGCATCGGTTACATAAGAGCGGTTATTAAAAAGCGCTTCCACCCGTGCCGCTTTAATCAGCTGAATAACCCCGCGCGGCGAAACGCCTAAGGCAATATCGGGGTGGTTACGGGTGGCTACGGCTATTTCTATGGCTAAGGTAATAAGTTCATCGGCGCAAAAAACTTCTTGGGCTAAACCGGCCACTTCACTTAATTTTTCTTTATTAATTAATGGCTTTAAGTTTGGTAAAGCTTTCTCGGAGGGGCTTTCTTTAACGATTAAAAATTCGTCTTGTAAAGCGGGGTAACCTACCTCCAGCTTAAACATAAAGCGGTCCAGCTCGGCGGCCGGCAGCGGGTAAGCTCCATCACTATCCAAAGGGTTTTGGGTGGCTACAACAAAAAAAAGCGGCGAAAGCCGATAGGTGCGGCCGCCTACCGTTACTTGCCCTTCGGCCATCGCCTCTAACAAGGCGCTTTGCGTTTTGGGAGTGGCACGGTTAATTTCATCGGCTAATAAAATATCACAAAAGATAGGACCGGCTTCAAAGTGAAAGTTACCGCTGGCGCCTTCGTAAACATCAACCCCTGTAATATCGTAAGGCAGTAAATCGGGTGTGCATTGAATGCGGCCGTCTTGCATACCGTCTATCAGCTTAGCTAAAGTTTTGGCGGCGGTAGTTTTGCCTAAGCCGGGCACATCTTCAATAAGTACATGGCCGCCGGTAAGCATAGCAATAATGAGTTTTTGAATAAAGCTTTCTTTGCCCTTAATAACTTGCGAAGCTGCGGCTACTAAGCTATTAATTAACTGACTGGCCTCTTGGTATTTATCGTTCATTATTAATTATAGCCTATAGTTTAGCCTTAATGCAA
Coding sequences:
- a CDS encoding AAA family ATPase, translating into MNDKYQEASQLINSLVAAASQVIKGKESFIQKLIIAMLTGGHVLIEDVPGLGKTTAAKTLAKLIDGMQDGRIQCTPDLLPYDITGVDVYEGASGNFHFEAGPIFCDILLADEINRATPKTQSALLEAMAEGQVTVGGRTYRLSPLFFVVATQNPLDSDGAYPLPAAELDRFMFKLEVGYPALQDEFLIVKESPSEKALPNLKPLINKEKLSEVAGLAQEVFCADELITLAIEIAVATRNHPDIALGVSPRGVIQLIKAARVEALFNNRSYVTDADILKLVAAVYGHRLILAGGDNPKQLINRLAEQLAGKLLAGR
- a CDS encoding transglutaminase-like domain-containing protein; translated protein: MFKVQVMRYFLWLYILSAVYLWWQGVVTYPFFITAFSLSFFIAFLAPTKVSLLRSLLYLAGFGLLILASNLIVLAIDGLFFELPLLFIGFNLNFAPLLPIILSITLLTYLSRRFKAVLKYEFILRFAIILANFWPMANYNLTFFNPLTILITTAIYLLAEAVYFIWLNKDYSKNIKKSLLSLIILIPLLALLPYLFTLTSRQMSQNFGGLLQPTLDGRFDFTDELSLETSVNLGSELLLFLRTQPPISGRMLFKRFTLAGYNPERGFYRAAIGELEELLPYQIIIDVPNYNSRIPFEQEFYVINLSDTALLAANMPQQITPFQNWAGSNFRRIYAVNSLISTATAGQLGASRAYYPNHRDIYANWGDDEDILNLALAITAGLTNDYQRAVALHDYLKYNYYYSLNPGQSPDGNQLNYFLFEGFKGYCTYFAFAMALMARSIGLPARVASGFFAEEGGDILGFYPISSAVAHAWVEIYFEGYGWISFDPTSDQLAPDEVATFGDSYDITELFPLLNEIIGNRLQLTPLNEQVITINSADSYLPQLARASPASIIIIILAGYILIITLKRLSFLPRNQNFKVAGRQLMQLLALEKMILQRQNNIYDILNNNKPLADSYRKVLFSPSFNRQDYLAFKELWRQARAVKGLWRLWLWLTPQWFWYKKNDC
- a CDS encoding DUF58 domain-containing protein, whose translation is MQIKQSLLGITLVVSCLTLFIVAINRGLLALLLISSFFLALSLLMVILQLINWLLIISTRSKIFFLAPALATVDSPFSISFSKLKTLLPFINYSLNFTFTFDKRFYHFKHNLTTKDNQTGFTLSKRGYYKVTISLGSSDYFGFFTTKNKLNYLYLNLVIPPVSFNDFSLKSSEHNDIGLKKAFKAADERLESRNYYPGDDTRLINWKLFGRFNQLFIRHNENTSPINSEVIICLFIPPATHNEQANDELDHLLKTCLLLSRHFKQTHRPVNLYLGNNYLTNFEADNQTERAKLSFCRPGEPYSINLSDYNKDKTLIFVGLAGDRFFIEAINKQNTKKPLIITSHEAGFTQSCQNLLFVARTLGLEGYYV